In Silene latifolia isolate original U9 population chromosome 3, ASM4854445v1, whole genome shotgun sequence, a single window of DNA contains:
- the LOC141649245 gene encoding uncharacterized protein LOC141649245, with product MVDILVLEYNAQFMHFLVTDKSTQQQFHHSLVYAFNGDKEREELWSSLRRVAMQVSGPWSTGGDFNCVSQTHERLGGHVTKSEAEPFQHCIEDCNLSDMPSTGAFYTWNNKQAPETRVYSRLDRIFLNHEWSVQLPEYFANFLPEGLFDHTPCLVTAADTQSHKRAFKYYNMWSKTPDFKECVTACWNQIIRGTHMYGVVRKLKLLKPKLK from the coding sequence ATGGTGGATATCTTGGTTTTAGAGTACAATGCCCAATTTATGCACTTTTTGGTCACTGATAAATCCACACAACAACAATTTCATCACTCTCTAGTTTATGCTTTCAATGGAGATAAAGAGAGAGAGGAACTTTGGAGCAGTCTTAGAAGGGTAGCTATGCAGGTCAGTGGTCCCTGGTCAACTGGGGGAGATTTTAATTGTGTGTCTCAGACACATGAGAGGTTGGGAGGACATGTTACTAAATCTGAAGCAGAGCCTTTCCAACATTGCATTGAGGACTGCAACTTGAGTGATATGCCTTCTACAGGAGCTTTCTATACTTGGAATAACAAACAAGCCCCTGAAACAAGGGTTTATAGTAGACTGGATAGAATATTTCTGAATCATGAATGGTCAGTCCAGTTACCTGAGTATTTTGCAAATTTTCTACCTGAAGGTCTTTTTGATCACACTCCTTGCCTAGTCACTGCTGCTGATACTCAGTCTCACAAACGAGCTTTCAAATACTATAATATGTGGAGCAAGACTCCTGATTTTAAAGAGTGTGTCACAGCTTGTTGGAATCAAATTATCAGAGGGACACACATGTATGGGGTGGTCAGGAAGCTTAAGTTGTTGAAGCCTAAGCTTAAGTAG